In Janthinobacterium sp. B9-8, the genomic stretch AAAAAGCACTGGGCTAGCTATAAATCGTATGATTTCTTGCTTTATTTGCTTGAGCTTGGCGGCCTGTGAAGCTGAGCTGATTCCCTTGCTAATCCTGAAAGTCATTATAATGGGCGTTTTACTAGTAGACAGCAGGGCACATCATGGCTTGGACAGATCTTTTGGCGCAGGGCGAACTGGGTGATGGCACGAGCGAGATGCAAGCATTAGCCACCGCCACTGTAATGAGCCCGCTTGCTGGTTTTGGCATCATTGCCTTTAGCGGGGAAGAAACCGAGCCTTTTTTACAAGGCCAGCTTTCTAGCGATATTCGCGCTTTGGGTGAAAATGCGGCGCAGTACTCCAGCTATTCCACGCCCAAGGGCCGGATGCTGGCTAGCTTTCTGGTGTTTCGCCGCGGTGATGATTACTGCTTGCAAATTGCTGCTGAGCTGCAAGAGGCGATCCAAAAGCGCCTTTCTATGTTTGTGATGCGCTCTAAAACGAAGGCACGGGATGTCAGTAGCGATTTGCTTTTACTCGGCGTGGCAGGCCCTTTAGCCGCTGAAAAATTATCAGCAGTGTTGGGCGATTTACCAGAAGGTGATTTTGCAACGCTACATAAAGAGCACTGCACGGTGATTGCATTGCCGGGCAAACGTTACCAATTAGCGATTGCAAGCGATGCGGCTTTGGCACTTTGGCAACAATTAGCTGCAAGCGGTGTATTGCCAGTGGCTGAATCACTTTGGCGTTTAAGCGATATTCGTGCAGGCAGCCCATGGATTACCTCAGCAACTAGCGATGCTTTTGTCGCGCAAATGGCCAATATGGAGCTGATTGGTGGCGTGAGCTTTACCAAAGGCTGCTATCCGGGCCAGGAGATTGTGGCGCGTACCCAATATCTGGGTAAGCTTAAGCGCCGCATGTATCGTGCCAGTATTGCAACTGAGCATGCCGAAGCAGGGCAGGAAGTATTTAGCAGTGAAATGAATGGCCAAGCGAGTGGTAAGGTAATGCTAGCCGCTCCCGCAGATCAAGGCCGCTGGGAAATCCTCGTGGTTGCCCAAATTGCCAGCTTAGAGCTAGGTTTACATCTGGGCGCGGTAGACGGGCCTAAACTCGAAATTCTTGATTTACCCTATGCGGTATAAGCAAGCTTTTTTCTTTCTGCTTAAGGCAAGTTTATAAGGCGCTGATGAGCAGGGAGAGAGGGTATTGATCGTTGTCATTGACAAGTTTGGCGTATCTAGGCGCGGATTCGTTTATAATCCGCCCTCTATGTCTTAATTACATATATTAAAGGTGTTTGTATGGGCTTTCTCGCCGGCAAAAAAATCTTGATCACAGGTCTTTTATCAGACCGCTCTATTGCCTACGGCATTGCTCAGGCTGCCAAACGTGAAGGTGCAATCTTGGCCTTCACTTATGTAAGTGAAAACTTACGCCAGCGCGTTATCGATCTGGCGAAAGATTTCGATACTGATTTGGTTCTGCCCTGTGATGTAGCAAGTGATGAGCAGATTGCCGAAGTATTTGTAGAGCTTGGCAAGCACTGGGATAAGCTCGATGGCTTGGTTCACTCGATTGGTTTTGCTCCACGCGAAGCCCTGAAAGGTGATTACCTTGATGCCGTAACGCGCGAATCATTCCAGATTGCGCATGACATCAGCTCTTACAGCTTTGCGGCGCTGGCCAAAGCCGCCCGCCCAATGCTGAGCGAAGGCGCGTCTCTTGTCACCATGACTTACCTTGGCGCAGAGCGTGCGATTCCTAACTACAATGTAATGGGTTTGGCTAAGGCATCGCTGGAAGCCAATGTCCGTTATATGGCCGCTGCACTTGGCCCGGATCGCGCTATTCGTGTGAATGCGGTTTCTGCTGGCCCGATCAAAACACTGGCTGCTGCCGGTATTGCTAATTTCAGCACACTGCTGAAAAAAGCGGCCGAAGGCACACCAATGAAGCGCAATGTGACGCAAGAAGAAGTGGGCAATGTAACTGCCTTCCTTTTATCCTCGCTGTCATCCGGTATGACCGGTGAAGTGGTGATGGTAGATTGTGGCTTTAGCCATGGCGCGGGCTCAAGCACGATAGATTAAGTTTTACATCTGTCCTTGAAAAACGCCCGCTTGGGCGTTTTTTGTTTTAAGAGGCTAGAAAACCCCCTCACGGCAAAAAGATCTGTGCTCTCGCTGATCTCTGTGTCTACAGGTTTGAGGTTTTTTTGAGGGGGTAACTTCCTCGGCAATGTA encodes the following:
- the ygfZ gene encoding CAF17-like 4Fe-4S cluster assembly/insertion protein YgfZ; translation: MAWTDLLAQGELGDGTSEMQALATATVMSPLAGFGIIAFSGEETEPFLQGQLSSDIRALGENAAQYSSYSTPKGRMLASFLVFRRGDDYCLQIAAELQEAIQKRLSMFVMRSKTKARDVSSDLLLLGVAGPLAAEKLSAVLGDLPEGDFATLHKEHCTVIALPGKRYQLAIASDAALALWQQLAASGVLPVAESLWRLSDIRAGSPWITSATSDAFVAQMANMELIGGVSFTKGCYPGQEIVARTQYLGKLKRRMYRASIATEHAEAGQEVFSSEMNGQASGKVMLAAPADQGRWEILVVAQIASLELGLHLGAVDGPKLEILDLPYAV
- a CDS encoding enoyl-ACP reductase FabI gives rise to the protein MGFLAGKKILITGLLSDRSIAYGIAQAAKREGAILAFTYVSENLRQRVIDLAKDFDTDLVLPCDVASDEQIAEVFVELGKHWDKLDGLVHSIGFAPREALKGDYLDAVTRESFQIAHDISSYSFAALAKAARPMLSEGASLVTMTYLGAERAIPNYNVMGLAKASLEANVRYMAAALGPDRAIRVNAVSAGPIKTLAAAGIANFSTLLKKAAEGTPMKRNVTQEEVGNVTAFLLSSLSSGMTGEVVMVDCGFSHGAGSSTID